The stretch of DNA TGCAcctctgactttttaatttttttttttttggcagtataAATAAGATTACACAATGTATATTCCTATTCAAATTGCTTTATCTAACCTAACAATTTATTATGAATGCCCTCCCAGGTGagtgtatttaactttttttttttaatagtttcatttACCTGTGTATTACCTGCTAACACACATTTGCTAGATTTCAAAACATCGTcacttttaaatgttaataatagtTGACGATTTTTTTGAGGAAGGTGAAATGTTAAAGAGACCCATTTATATTAGGAAACGTTCTGACTTAAGCCTGAATGAGACACTGGGCTCTTGACCAGGTCTCAGTGCTAGGAGCCTTCATAGCAGAGCCTTCTCTCCTCTACAGCGCCTTGGCCTGACCTGACATTTGGCATCTCTGTTTCCCTCCTGCATGCACAGTTGTCTTGCCACTTCTCAGATCTGGCTCaccaagggaaggagagagagaaggcgcCGCAGGCATTAGCAAACTGCCTTTGTTCTCTGGGCTGAGGTCAGATGGAATAAATCAATTAGCCTCCACATCCAAGTCCTTCCACATCCAGGAGGTGTCTCCCCCAGGCGTGCACTGCCCATCTTTTCATCGCCTGTTAGAGTCAGCAGGagcaaaacagaaccaaaaagCCCCTTTGGGTAGTAAGGCTTGTCTCCTAGGAAACCCTCAGCTGTGTGGGTTCTCTGCGTGTTCCCAGGTTATCCATGTTTTAGGTGAGAACAGCCAGTCCAGACTCTTTGGGGATAATAGGAGATGTCAGTTGTGATCATTTGCTCCATCAGAACTGGGCTGTGCACTTAACATACAGCCCTTGATCCTTCTTGGGTCATATGAGGTAGCTACTATCTGCATTCTatggaggaggaagctgaggcttagagagagcctgtggtttgcccaaggtcatccagCTTCCGAGTATATGTGGCAGGAAAGTGGGCTTCCTCAGTTAGCCTCACGACCTGGCTCTACCTGCAGGTGTCATGGCTGTCTACAGTTTCTCTGTCCGGGCCTCCTGCACTCAGCCATGCTGTCAATGGATTCATCTTTCCCAGGCCTCTGGAGTCCATGATACTAAGACCTTGGGTGGATCCTGTAACATCTGCTCTGCTGCAACCCAAAGAGACAGTCTTTGCCTAAGGTCCCATAAAGTCTGTAAGACTCTTTCAAGTCCACTCAAGCATTCTAATGAGAATGACAAGGTTTTAGGCTTTAAGAATACCCTAAGATCCTCCTTTCCAGCCCTCTCAGTTTGTAGATGAGGAGATAGGCTGGTGGGTATGTCTAGCTGATGGAGTGACCAGTGGTGGTGGAGGAGAATGGCCGCAGTGGCTAGGGAATGGGATGGAGCAAGGCTTGCCAGCTATGGCCTGTGGACTGACCCAGTCCTccatctgtttttataaataaagttttattggcgcACAGGCCCATCCATTGTTTATGGATTGACTACGGCTGGCTCTGCCCTACAACATCAGGGTTGAGCAGTTGTGACAGAAACCATATGGCCCTTGGAGTCTAAAATATTCACGATCTGGCCCTTTACACAAAAATGTTTGCCAACCCCATGGAAAGACAGAGACTCACAGGTTGGTATACATTGTTGATAACTTTCTAGTTCTTAGAGCGAGGGTCAGGTTCATAGGTGTTTGCTATAGTATGATGCATGAATGACCGAAGGCTATGAATGGGTTATCACTGGTCATGTATCACCAAGGAATGATTTTGATTAAGTTCTGCACActgggagatagagagaaaggagggaaaggaggaaggaaggagtcctTCCTTTATTTAGCTGCTATAAAGACTTGAATGGCCTCTGTCACCTATACCAGCCTTTTCTCCATGGTATCACCAGTACTCAAAGGATGCTGGAGAAGAGGACAAAATGTAGAAGACTGGGTAAAGCAGATTTTTCAGAAAGGGGGCAGGATGGGTTCTGTGAGGTTGGAAGGGGCATGGCCAAAGGCCATAAGGGATTCCAAAGAGCAGGCTCTGAAGGAGAGTCACCATCCAGTTCTTCAGCTTCATTCATAAGGGTCTGGTACCACCCGAGTGGCCTGAGGGGCTGGGTGTCCCAGGCTTTTGCCAGGATCTTGCTCCTACCTGTCGAGTCAAGGCTGCCCTTCAAATTCTAGCAGCACAGGAGTCATGGGAGGCGTTCTTATGGGTAACTGTGAACATTTATGAAGACAATCCTGGACCATGGCATATATGGCTTGCTTTAATTTAATCCTGGTAACAATTCCATGAAGCAAAAAAATACCACCGTCTACGTGTTAGACATGGGCTATGAGGATCCCAGGGAGCGAGCTGCTCACCCGGAGACATCAAGCTGGTGACTGGTGAAACTGAATTCAAATCCAGGCCCATCTGATTCCAAATCCCACACTCCCCTGCTCCACTGCACTGCCTGGGGCCAGGGATGCCCCTTCCCAAGCTGCCTCAATAAAAGCCAGGTTTTTGCCTTCCttggggtggccctgggtccAGGAGCATAGGGACATTTCAAGGAGCAGCTTCGGGCACTGACAACCCACCACAGCAGATGACGGGGGATTTGCACATTCAGAGAAATGCTCCAGTCCCTGCTAGAAATGTCCCCAGCAGCTTCAATTAGGCAACAGTTGCAGTACCTCGATGCCTGATGCTCATGGGGCAGGCTTACTGTTTTATATGTGGAAAACGAGGAAAGGGTTGGAACTTCCGCATCAGGGAAACGATGAAAGACTGAGAAGCATTTCCAAAGTCATGTGAACCCAAAGGTCaatgcggggcgggggggggggcaggtgggaaggcGGGGGGTAAGCAAAGAAGCAGCTGAGAAGTATTTGTGGCATTGGCGAGAAGAGCCTGCAATGTCCACTGAAGGAAACCATGACTATGAATTTCAGGGCATCAAGACCCTGTCAACACAGCTAATCCCTACGGATGCTGACTGAATGCGCCTTCGATGACCAAACAAGTGCCCTGTGCAAACCGTGTCAGCCTCCAGCAGGCCAATTTGTCCTCACATTACACACTCTGCTGGCCCTGTTGCTAGACACCCTGATTGAGAATCTACGACAAGTGTCCCCCAGCCCGGCGAGGGCTAACACAGCATGGTTAATAAGTCAACAGAATTCAGAAACCACCACCGGATTAGgaaggcaggtttttttttttgtttgtttgattggttttttttttttttttggtgccctGGACTCCAAGCAGATTAAATAATCAGAAAGGCCGAGCCATCGGGGTCACGTTTGAATGCTACAGCTGTTCACGGAGGTTTGACAAACATTCTTTCTGGGGCTCGTCGTCTGAATGGGAGAGGCCAGGATGATCCTGGGGAGGCTGACACTTTAAGAAAGAAGAGGGGACACTGTCAAAAGGCCCTCTTATGGAAAACAATCCCAGCCAGATGGAGACAGGGGCGGGATTGCTTAAATACGTGGTCCCTGAAAGCGACAACAGCGTTCAGCGTGACAGCAAAGCTTGTGCTGGAATGACAAGCTGGGCTCTGAGCTCTCCATGCCCTCCGCGTGTGGATCTGCAGATTAAGAGAGGTGGGCTACGCCTTCCATGAGAAAGCCTGTGGAGACTCAGCCATGAAAGGTGAGCCATGATTAGTCCCCTCGCGCCTTAGAAAAGTTCTCTGTCCCTGAGAGGAATTGGGGGGGGAGTGCAGAATGGGGTCCCCTCAACAAGGTATCTGTGGGAAACTCAATCGTGaggttttctttctctaaagaccaaacatattaaaaatgtctttagtgAGGGAATTTATGTCTGTGCCATGTTGGGTCAGAAGAAGGGTGTGAGGACAAATGTCCCCAGCCACGATGGGATACGCAGTTGGCATGTCATGGGCCATTTCATAAAAAATCCAGAGCTTCAAGTTGGAGTTCATATATCATCCCGTTGGTCAGGCGGGGGGAGTGGAACTAAAGGAAGAATGAGCAAACTGGCCCCAGCTTACAAAGACAAAGCCTGTCATTAATAGATTAGTGGATTCTGTGGAAAACTAGTTCTCTGGTTAAGATTTGATTTCATGCAGATAACTGATGCTTGAGACCCACAGCCAGGAAGGTGCACTGGCTCTGAAAGCCGTCGTTTAGGTTATTTGCAAAAttatagaaaggaaaacaaggacTTTGCTCCTTTGTATTTTGTAACAGGGAAGGGGACTGTGATGTTCCGCATCCCTTGAGCTAAACTAAACAGAGCAGAATCTTCAGAAGGCTCTCCAGGTATCTTCTCTGTTGCCTTCAGTGCCGTTTCCCATCCGTAGAGAATTAAACGGTCTAGGGCATTGGATGGCCACCTTATCTATTTCCCTCATTAAGACCAAAACCGCACAAACAACCTCTTCTGAGTGCTTTCTTCATGAGTAGATAACTATCTTGagttttaattattattgcaTGGCCTTGTGAATTCTTCTACCAATTTCACAAAATGTTCTTGACAGATATTTGCcatattttgaaattcaaatcCCAGGAAAAAAGCAGGATGTCATGTAGCTACTCCAGAGAATGATCTAgaagtatcaaaaaaaaaaaaggtcaactcAGTGTCCTCTCTGAGCCCTGCCAGGAGGCTCCTGTTGACGCTGGATACCCTCTTTGTAATTTCTGCATGGGCAAGTTGTCCTGGGCGAGGATGTCCTCTGCAGCATCGCTTGTAGTGAAGGAAAATGGCAGCAACTCAAACGTCCATCAGTAAGGGGGCTAAATATTAAATCTGGCACGGTGTCACCATGGAGTGACCTATAgtatttaaaaggaataaatgaactcTCTCTGGATCTAGGTGGATAGATCAGTTTGAGTGAACAGAATACATGGCAAAATGAGACATGCCAGTGACTATATATGTGTCAAGTTTTAAAAGCCACTACATGAAACATTATGTACTCTGCTTGTGTGTGTAGAAATTTGACGGGTGGTAAAGCACAGCCCGAAAGGATCCTGACAGACTCTGGAAGCCGAATTGGTTCAAATCAGGATTCTACTATTCACCACCTATACAACCTTGGACAAGTGGtttagcttctctgtgcctcagttccctcacctTTGTAATGCAGACATAATGGAACCAGATTTACAaggttatgaggattaaattaatatacataatatattataacattatatataattataataataaatgcattaactgctattataatatataataaatagtgatatataattatatattttaaatatatattacaatatatatataatatatcattataaataatatataattatatataatattaattagtTACATATATACAAGTAATATAACATTATAATGTCCTTATAATGGTGCCTGGTTCAAAACCCTTGCTACATGACTATCTTctattgctgttattattattattttttaagattttatttatttatttgacagagagagagatcacgagtacgcagagaggcaggcgggggggcggggaagcaggctccctgctgagcagagagctggaggcggggctcaatcccaggaccctgagatcataacctgagctgaaggcagaggcttaacccactgaaccacccaggtgcccctattgctGTTATTAAgcattgttgttgcttttttctaATAGGCCTAGAGGGATAGATCAGTAATGGTAGAGGGGAGGGGGCTTCATATTGGAAAACATAACTTGGGAGCTAATCAAAGGGATTGCAACTGTATCAGAAATGCTTTGTTTCtttgagttaaaagaaaaaaagatgaaaaatatgccAACCTATGAATGATTGACAGAACTGTGTTATAGGAATATGGGTGTTTATTACATGCTTTtctgtgcttttaatttttttttttttgcctttttaaaatctcttgaaTAAAAAGGGAGACGGTCACTATTCACAGAATTATCAAACCTGCGAAGATGCATGTCAAATCGTAGGAATATTTTAAACCTGCCCAATCCattctctgctaggcagggagcctgtttcccacttccccctgcccctgcctgcctctctgcctacttgtgatctctctctgtcaaataaattaaaaaaaaaaaaatctttaagccTGCCCAATGCAAGATGGCAACCATTAGCACCATGtagcaaatttaaatttaaaattaattaaaattaaatgcaaatacAAATTCAGTTCTTTGGTTGCAGTAGTTACATTTCAAGACCTCAGTCGCCACACATAGCTAACGACTGCCATCCTGGACAGCAGATGAAATCATTTCCATCCCCACAGCAGGTTCTACTGGACAGCACTGCTCTGGAGCTTCCTTTTCCAGAAATGTGACTCTCCGATGGGCCTATCATTTTTCCAAACCCCTGGCCTCAAATAACTCTGCTGCATCCTACAACAGGCATGGCCCCCCCACACCAagatatttttcatctttctctgtGTTATTGACCCCATGGGGATGTACCCTGGCCAGCCTGACTTTCCTAAGGATGGGAATGAAAGAAGCTCTCCTACAGGTTGTAGAAGGTGTTCGCCGTCCCAGAGTCACCTTACTTGTGATTTTAAAGGGGAACACACACGCAGACACCGCTTACAAACTGGCTTCACATCTCCGTTCCTTTTTGTCGGTCGTAGGTGAACTGCTTCTGCTTTGGGGCGCGTTGGCCCTGCTCCGGCTGGCAGGCAGCTGCCCAGAGAAGTGCCGCTGCCACTCCTCCTCACGATCCGTAGACTGCAGCCGGCAGGGGCTGGCTGAGGTCCCTCAGGATTTGCCTCCGCAGACTCAAACGCTGCTCTTGCACGACAACCAGATAGGCCAGCTTCCTGCATTTGCGTTTAGGTCGGTGCCCCAGCTCACGACCCTGAACTTGGGCAACAATTCCCTTTCGCATCTGGCCGCCGGGGTTTTCCATGGACTCCAGCACTTGCAGGTTTTGAACCTGACCCAGAACTCCCTGCATTTTCTGGAAAGCAGGCTTTTCCACTCCCTCTCACAGCTGAGGGAGCTTGATTTGTCATCAAACGACATCAGGCACCTTCCCACATCCCCCGGGAAGCCTTGGCAGAACCTGACCGTATTTGCAGTTCAACAAAACCAGCTTCAGCACCTTGATCGAGCGCTCCTGGAATCCATGCCCAGAGTGAGGCTTTTACGTCTCAAGGACAACCTCTGGAAATGCAATTGCCGCTTGCTCAGTCTTAAACTCTGGCTGGAGAAATTTATCTATAAAGGTCAGTCCCGTCCATTTGGAACCCTCCATCTGTGTGTTAGCAGCCTAGGATGAACCTCATCTCTTGTCAGCATTAGAAGGGACGTTGAGGAGTGTGCGAGGGGCCCATGTAAGCTTTTCCACACCGAGGTCATTTCAGGGCATGGCAAGGGAGGCAGTGAGTCATTAGAGGGTGTTTAAATTCATAATTCATCTACAAATACGATTCACGGAGACAACTTTCCACTTAGTGATTAACCACATTATTTATCTGAGAGTCGCAGGCCCTTAAGAAGGAGGGAAATTCACCCCTTGAATAATTGCTTGGCTCCAAAGGGGCACAAAATTCTAATGTTCAGGTGTGATCCAGCATGGTCTCTCTCCTTGGGATTTCTCCCCCTGTGTATGCTTCTACCAATTTGATAGCTACAAATCTTCCCTGAGATTATCCCTTCTGCTTTAGCCAATACCACTGTTACTGAAATTGGCTGTACTCTCTAAAGTTGCTTACTATTTCTTTAATCAGATGATACAAATCAAAGCAAAAGAATCTAGAGTATTAAAGATGAGGGTTCTGGAAATCACCCAGGAGTCACCAAACTACAACCCAAGAACCAAATCCAGCCCATCTcctgtttttgcaaatatttatcagAACACATCTACGCTGACTTATATCATGTATTGTCACCAGGGTAAAGCTGAATGGTTGTGTATGGTAAAGCTTAAAATATTAACTACTTGGCTCTTTATAGAAAAGTCTTCCAACCCCCTTCTAACTCAATGCTAGTCTATAACCAACGGGAAATGGAAGCCCAGAGATGATCAGTGGCTTCCTCAGGGTGGCAGAATAGAAGCACAGACAAGAATAGAATGAATGACTGTTGGACCTGGGCCCCACATTCTTCCCTGTACATCAAAGTGCTTCTTTCCTCTTAATTTTCaagcatcattcattcattcctgggCTTGAATGCCACTTATCAGCCAGGTGCTTTTCTAGACAACGAGAAAAGGTGAACAAGAAAATCTCTACCAACATGAAGGTGACACTCTGGTAGCAGAAAATGGCATTAAATAAGACAGCCAATCAATACCCAAGTTCGGACATCACTTGGTGCTAAGGATCCAAGGAGGCAGAGTGAGGGGAGAGACAGTGGCAGGACGGGAGTTCGGTTTCAGATAGGAAGGGCAGGGAAGACTTCTCCGAGGACATAACATGGGTGAGCAGCCCCTGAACAATGCGGAGAAATGAGCCATGAGATAACAGGGGGAAAGGACAGAAATTGCGAAGGGCCTGACAGGCGGCGAAGCTTGGCTTGACTGAGGGACAGAAAGAGGCACGCAAAGTGGTGAGAAGAGAAGGGACAGAACGAgcgggcagagaggaggcagcacaGGTTCACATAGGCACGTGAAGAGCAGGGGGAGTCATTCGGGTCTCATTTTAGGTGAAATGGAAATCTCTTGAAGAATTTTAGTCCAGGGAACAAGATCTAATTACATTTCAGAAGGCGACTCTGGCGACTCGAGGGAGAGCAGACGATAGGCTACCGGAGAAGCAGCAAGGGAATACGGGGAGAAACGGATTTCAGTCACCCAGGGAAGACAAAATGGCAGCTCagatcagggtcatgagaaatgATCATCTTTGTGGATGTATCTGGAATACTGAACGGATAGCAATTGGGAATGGCTTGGAatgggaaatgaaggaaaaaagaaaagagtctaTCATGGGAAACTCAGATTTATTTGGTCCTGCAAGGATTAACCACATAAAGAGTGATGTCAGGAGCTGAGCAGGGGCGGACTGGGAGGTGGGGTCTTGGTCCTGCATTCTTTGGCAAGTGGGCAAGTGCATGGGGGAGATGGTAAATCGAGAGTTGAATCTGGGGCAAGTCAAGTTCGGGGTGCCCCTTCCTTTTCCACGGGGTGCTGCTGAGTTGCTGGCTGTATGTTTGAGCCTGTAACTCAGGAAGATCTCAGAGCTAACGACATGAATTAGGGAGTCATTAGAGACTGGACGGTTGCAGCAATGTGAGCTCagatattcaatatattttttaaagattttatttatttatttgacacactgacaggcagagaggcaggcagagggggcggagaagc from Neovison vison isolate M4711 chromosome 6, ASM_NN_V1, whole genome shotgun sequence encodes:
- the LRTM1 gene encoding leucine-rich repeat and transmembrane domain-containing protein 1, producing the protein MGMKEALLQVVEGVRRPRVTLLVILKGNTHADTAYKLASHLRSFLSVVGELLLLWGALALLRLAGSCPEKCRCHSSSRSVDCSRQGLAEVPQDLPPQTQTLLLHDNQIGQLPAFAFRSVPQLTTLNLGNNSLSHLAAGVFHGLQHLQVLNLTQNSLHFLESRLFHSLSQLRELDLSSNDIRHLPTSPGKPWQNLTVFAVQQNQLQHLDRALLESMPRVRLLRLKDNLWKCNCRLLSLKLWLEKFIYKGGVTDSVICASPDPWKGEDLLKIPHELYQPCPFPSPDVGSSRGQQLGSAHQPIPASPESHSLGERDPSECELKPKPRPASLRHAVATVIITGVVCGIVCLMMLAAAIYGCTYAAITAQYHGGRLAQTNEPVKMEGKELYASSPA